In a genomic window of Gambusia affinis linkage group LG04, SWU_Gaff_1.0, whole genome shotgun sequence:
- the soul5l gene encoding uncharacterized protein soul5l has translation MAVIIAVAILALVVSIEGSVGPSTNTSFCTESKECLEYELVCKTDEYEVRHLTPTRWVSTDAEAYFMGVGAAMAFRRLFQYINGANDEGVKMEMTAPVLVKVPEETKLWEPAVYTLNFPLPAAYQDTPPAPTNDKVYFTAMPHMDVYVRSYGGWMLSVTSRLHSHLLTKELERVHASYNHTYHYGVGYDSPLKLLNRHNEVWYVAEGEPVCTDPQEPTPAHTPRPTPTHLLADSPSEMLSDSPYLPPSNLSSNTTFNSSSSSLLPSDPSAVLPSETPASNSSEPHTEAAFSHPPSSALMAEDPTAANASVPASAGPSLEPEREAGAWNITTSSSVDTQANPGTEVQPDDAH, from the exons GGCTGTCATCATTGCCGTAGCCATTTTGGCCCTGGTGGTTTCCATTGAAGGCAGCGTGGG ACCAAGCACCAACACCAGCTTCTGCACAGAGTCGAAGGAATGTCTGGAATATGAACTGGTCTGCAAAACGGACGAGTATGAA gtgcGACACCTTACCCCGACTCGCTGGGTGTCGACAGACGCCGAAGCCTACTTCATGGGAGTGGGAGCAGCCATGGCTTTCAGGAGGCTCTTCCAGTACATCAACGGAGCAAACGACGAAG GCGTAAAGATGGAGATGACCGCCCCAGTCCTGGTGAAGGTCCCAGAGGAAACCAAGCTGTGGGAGCCGGCCGTCTACACGCTCAACTTCCCGCTGCCGGCGGCCTATCAGGACACACCCCCCGCACCCACCAACGACAAG GTGTATTTTACGGCAATGCCGCACATGGACGTGTACGTGAGGAGTTACGGAGGCTGGATGCTGTCGGTCACCTCCAGGCTTCACTCCCACCTGCTGACCAAAGAGCTGGAGCGAGTCCACGCCTCCTACAACCACACCTATCACTATGGAGTCGGTTACGACAG CCCCTTGAAGCTCCTGAACCGGCATAATGAGGTGTGGTACGTGGCTGAAGGGGAACCGGTGTGCACAGACCCACAGGAGCCCACTCCCGCACACACCCCCAGGCCCACGCCGACCCACCTGCTCGCGGACTCGCCGTCAGAGATGCTGTCCGACTCGCCCTACCTCCCTCCATCCAACCTGTCTTCAAACACCACCTTTAACTCCTCTTCTTCCTCGCTGCTGCCCTCCGACCCCTCGGCCGTCCTCCCGTCCGAAACCCCGGCGAGCAATTCGTCCGAGCCTCACACCGAGGCCGCATTCAGTCACCCTCCGTCCTCCGCCCTCATGGCAGAGGACCCGACGGCGGCCAACGCCTCCGTCCCGGCCTCCGCCGGCCCCTCGCTGGAGCCGGAGCGCGAGGCCGGCGCGTGGAACATCACGACCAGCAGCTCTGTGGACACACAAGCTAACCCCGGCACCGAGGTCCAACCAGACGACGCCCATTAG